A region from the Salidesulfovibrio onnuriiensis genome encodes:
- a CDS encoding sensor histidine kinase, whose product MVRPNLRQTIILGIVIFTLAFGGIALLSLSNINRLQQEVVLVEHADDLRNLILEIRREEKNFFLYKDTAFFSQGRADLEKALTALDALSGELGQPLGREHGLKLQQGLSHYGALLTQIDEVFRQGKIAEDHAAARELRETGQRLVEHSRAIAEFERESILGINQKLRMTLIVSMGVIALVVFALVIFVSKSILGPLRQVQEATRQIAQGTFVPLPIRNAHDEIQQVFVALNSMVDELKKRQTQLVQAQKLSSIGTLASGIAHQLNNPLNNISTSAQILEEATAGKDEFSDKMMDNIIQETIRARDIVKGLLEFSRHQDFAPTPNKLQAVIQGAARLVSSQLGPRISLDVNVPDALTLSVDRQRLQEAFINLIINAIQAIGERKGSIRIQAAPEEGYALISVSDSGDGMSPETLQRIFDPFFSTKEVGQGTGLGLYIVYGIIEKHQGTIRVESSPGQGTTFYIRIPLMKEGLA is encoded by the coding sequence ATGGTCAGACCGAATCTCAGACAAACCATCATTCTCGGAATAGTCATCTTCACGCTCGCCTTTGGCGGCATCGCCCTGCTCTCCCTTTCCAACATCAACCGGTTGCAGCAGGAAGTGGTGCTTGTGGAGCACGCGGACGACCTGCGCAACCTGATCCTGGAGATACGGCGGGAAGAGAAAAACTTTTTCCTGTACAAGGACACCGCGTTTTTTTCCCAGGGCAGGGCCGACCTGGAAAAGGCCCTGACCGCTCTGGACGCGCTTTCCGGAGAACTGGGGCAACCGCTCGGCAGGGAACACGGCCTCAAGCTGCAACAGGGACTCAGCCATTACGGCGCGCTGCTGACGCAGATAGACGAAGTGTTCCGGCAGGGGAAAATAGCCGAAGACCATGCCGCCGCCCGAGAACTGCGTGAAACAGGCCAAAGGCTGGTGGAGCACTCCCGCGCCATCGCCGAGTTCGAGCGGGAAAGTATCCTGGGCATCAACCAGAAGCTCCGCATGACCCTGATCGTCTCCATGGGCGTCATCGCCCTGGTGGTTTTCGCCCTGGTCATCTTTGTTTCCAAAAGCATCCTCGGCCCCCTGCGGCAGGTACAGGAAGCCACACGCCAGATCGCCCAGGGGACCTTCGTGCCCCTGCCCATCCGCAACGCCCACGACGAGATCCAGCAGGTATTCGTGGCCCTGAACTCCATGGTCGATGAGCTGAAGAAACGCCAGACCCAGCTCGTGCAGGCCCAGAAGCTCTCCTCCATAGGCACCCTGGCCTCCGGCATAGCCCACCAGTTGAACAACCCCCTGAACAACATTTCCACGTCCGCGCAGATCCTGGAGGAGGCCACTGCGGGCAAGGACGAGTTCTCGGACAAGATGATGGACAACATCATCCAGGAAACCATCCGTGCCCGGGACATCGTCAAGGGACTGCTCGAATTTTCCCGGCACCAGGATTTCGCCCCCACGCCGAACAAGCTCCAGGCAGTGATCCAGGGAGCGGCCCGCCTGGTTTCGAGCCAGCTGGGACCGCGCATCTCCCTGGACGTGAACGTTCCGGATGCCCTGACCCTGTCCGTGGACAGGCAACGGCTCCAGGAAGCCTTCATCAACCTGATCATCAACGCCATCCAGGCGATCGGGGAAAGGAAGGGCTCCATACGAATCCAGGCCGCGCCCGAAGAGGGGTACGCGCTCATCTCTGTTTCGGACTCCGGCGACGGCATGTCCCCGGAAACCCTGCAACGCATCTTCGACCCCTTCTTCTCCACCAAGGAAGTGGGCCAGGGAACGGGCCTCGGGCTTTACATCGTCTACGGCATCATCGAGAAGCACCAGGGAACCATAAGGGTCGAGAGCTCGCCGGGACAGGGAACGACCTTCTACATCCGAATCCCGCTCATGAAGGAGGGCCTGGCATGA
- a CDS encoding S16 family serine protease, whose product MGWFNIRKGTASDNAPREGEDLEQRQKQAPPPAEHELLRHRLEDAGLPDEIHEAALAECERMAGTDPSSPEYAIGFNYLEFLLSLPWNTTTKDDLDIIRAENVLNARHHGLQRVKDRILEFLAVKNLRGKHTPTILLVDDEAIARENLTIVFENDGYEVTAVANGLEAVKAMEKKPSDVVVSDLKMDGMDGLELLKVLRKRWPDTKVIMLTGYATVKTAVDAMRQGADQYLGKPVNLTKLRALVQEMLEQSLRAQQLHGPVLCFTGPPGTGKTSIGKAIAEALGRKFFRLSLAGLRDEAELRGHRRTYVGAMPGRILQGIQKAGARNPVIMLDEMDKAVQDFHGDATAVLLELLDPEQNAAFVDHYMGLPFDLSGALFICTANAVERLPAPLRDRMEVIEFSSYTRPEKFEIATRYLIPEQLRQHGLDDRLVSVEPDAVTAIIMHYTREAGLRGLRKQLASLCRKLARQVLSEGGKSLAVDAAMAERLLGPPPYSSTSAQTEAKVGLATSLVWTENGGEIIFVETARMQGSKQLILTGSLGEVLRESAQTALSFIRSHAEHFGIAPDFFESSDIHVHIPAGAVTKEGPSAGVAITLALLSLLTDRPVRRDVALTGELSLLGEVLPVGGIREKLMAAQLAGISTVILPKGCAASVASMEDEVVQDLEVHLVSTMEEAADIALENEVIPDRNA is encoded by the coding sequence ATGGGCTGGTTCAATATCAGAAAAGGGACTGCTTCGGACAATGCGCCTCGGGAAGGGGAAGACCTGGAACAGCGGCAGAAACAGGCGCCGCCTCCTGCCGAGCATGAGCTGCTGCGCCACAGGCTGGAGGATGCGGGGCTGCCGGACGAAATCCACGAGGCCGCGCTCGCCGAGTGCGAGAGGATGGCCGGGACCGATCCCTCGTCTCCGGAATACGCCATCGGGTTCAACTATCTCGAATTTCTTCTTTCCCTGCCTTGGAACACCACGACCAAGGATGATCTGGACATCATCCGGGCGGAAAACGTGCTCAATGCGCGACACCATGGCCTGCAGCGGGTCAAGGACCGGATTCTCGAATTCCTGGCGGTGAAGAATCTGCGCGGGAAACACACCCCCACGATCCTGCTGGTGGACGACGAGGCCATTGCCCGCGAGAACCTGACCATTGTTTTCGAGAACGACGGGTATGAGGTCACCGCCGTGGCCAACGGGCTGGAAGCCGTGAAGGCCATGGAGAAAAAGCCCTCGGACGTGGTCGTCTCGGACCTCAAGATGGACGGCATGGACGGGCTGGAACTGCTCAAGGTCTTGCGCAAGCGCTGGCCGGACACCAAGGTCATCATGCTGACCGGGTATGCAACGGTCAAGACGGCCGTGGACGCCATGCGTCAGGGGGCCGACCAGTATCTGGGCAAACCCGTCAACCTGACCAAGCTGCGGGCCCTTGTGCAGGAGATGCTGGAGCAGAGCCTGCGCGCGCAGCAGTTGCACGGTCCGGTGCTTTGTTTCACCGGCCCTCCCGGCACCGGGAAGACCTCCATCGGAAAGGCCATTGCCGAAGCTTTGGGAAGGAAATTCTTTCGACTGTCCCTAGCCGGGCTGCGTGACGAGGCCGAGCTGCGGGGTCACCGGCGGACCTATGTGGGCGCAATGCCCGGGCGGATCCTGCAGGGCATCCAGAAGGCGGGAGCGAGGAACCCCGTCATCATGCTGGATGAAATGGACAAGGCGGTGCAGGATTTCCACGGGGACGCCACGGCCGTGCTGCTCGAACTGCTCGACCCCGAGCAGAACGCCGCTTTTGTCGACCACTACATGGGCTTGCCCTTTGATCTTTCGGGTGCGCTGTTCATCTGCACGGCCAACGCGGTGGAGCGGCTCCCGGCGCCGCTGCGCGACCGTATGGAAGTGATCGAGTTCTCCAGCTACACCCGGCCGGAGAAATTCGAGATCGCCACCCGCTATCTCATACCCGAACAGCTTCGGCAGCACGGGCTTGACGACCGGCTGGTGAGCGTGGAGCCGGACGCGGTGACGGCCATCATCATGCATTATACCCGCGAGGCAGGGCTGCGGGGACTGCGCAAGCAGCTGGCCTCATTGTGCAGGAAGCTGGCCCGGCAGGTGCTTTCGGAAGGAGGCAAGAGCCTGGCGGTGGATGCGGCCATGGCCGAAAGGCTGCTGGGGCCGCCGCCGTACTCTTCGACCTCGGCCCAGACAGAAGCCAAGGTCGGCCTGGCCACCAGCCTGGTCTGGACCGAAAACGGCGGGGAGATCATTTTTGTGGAGACCGCCAGGATGCAGGGCAGCAAACAGCTCATTCTGACGGGGTCCCTGGGCGAGGTGCTTCGGGAATCGGCCCAGACCGCCCTTAGCTTCATCCGCAGCCACGCGGAACATTTCGGCATTGCCCCGGACTTTTTCGAATCCTCGGATATTCACGTGCATATCCCGGCCGGAGCCGTCACCAAGGAAGGCCCGTCCGCCGGGGTGGCCATCACCCTGGCGCTTCTTTCCCTGCTGACCGACAGGCCGGTTCGTCGCGATGTGGCCCTGACCGGGGAGCTTTCCCTGCTGGGGGAAGTCCTGCCCGTGGGCGGCATCCGGGAAAAGCTCATGGCCGCGCAGCTGGCGGGAATCTCCACCGTGATTCTGCCCAAGGGATGCGCTGCGTCCGTGGCTTCCATGGAGGACGAGGTGGTGCAGGACCTTGAGGTGCACCTGGTTTCCACCATGGAGGAGGCTGCGGACATCGCGCTGGAAAACGAAGTTATTCCAGATCGTAACGCTTGA
- a CDS encoding tRNA-binding protein: MKTISWHDFEGVELRVGTVVRVEAFPEARNPAYKIWIDFGAKIGERRSSAQVTHLYDMDGLVGRQVVAVVNFPPKQIGPFMSECLVTGFHGDGGVVLAVPERPVPNGAKLC, encoded by the coding sequence ATGAAAACCATTTCATGGCACGATTTCGAAGGCGTGGAATTGCGGGTCGGGACGGTCGTCAGGGTGGAGGCGTTCCCTGAGGCCCGCAATCCGGCCTACAAGATATGGATCGATTTTGGCGCGAAAATCGGCGAGCGCAGGTCCAGCGCACAGGTGACTCATCTATATGATATGGACGGACTGGTGGGCAGACAGGTGGTGGCCGTGGTCAACTTTCCGCCCAAGCAGATCGGGCCGTTCATGTCCGAGTGTCTTGTCACCGGCTTTCACGGCGACGGCGGGGTGGTGCTGGCCGTGCCCGAGCGTCCTGTGCCCAACGGTGCAAAGCTCTGCTAG
- a CDS encoding universal stress protein — MMALIKRLVGTRGATAESVQQSNETQAVRSERTRCKILVVCKGYAFSDGVMDYAIDMAAKTRSDLVALNLDTTGRDFDGFQARAKENIDRFSDRATTAGLLFSHEVRHGDEETVIGTMHQEDARFRYVMDDTVVTCKNRKVIPVYTRATLRAK; from the coding sequence ATGATGGCACTCATCAAACGGCTCGTCGGCACCCGCGGAGCAACTGCCGAGAGCGTACAGCAATCAAACGAAACCCAGGCCGTGCGGAGCGAACGCACCCGCTGCAAAATCCTTGTCGTCTGTAAGGGATACGCTTTTTCCGACGGCGTCATGGATTATGCCATAGACATGGCCGCCAAGACACGGAGCGACCTGGTCGCCCTCAACCTCGATACCACCGGAAGGGACTTCGACGGATTCCAGGCCAGGGCCAAGGAAAACATCGACAGGTTCTCGGACCGGGCCACCACGGCAGGGCTGCTCTTTTCCCATGAAGTGCGTCACGGTGACGAGGAAACCGTCATCGGAACCATGCACCAGGAAGACGCCCGTTTCCGTTACGTCATGGACGATACCGTCGTGACCTGCAAAAACAGGAAGGTCATTCCCGTCTATACCCGTGCAACGTTGCGGGCCAAATAG
- a CDS encoding SLC13 family permease — protein MTPEIITVMAVLFFAVLLFIFEWVRVDVVGIIMMVLLPLLGLVTPQQAISGLSSNAVVSIIAVIIIGAGLDKTGVMNSMARIILRFAGKSESRIMTLIAGTVAIISGFMQNIGAAALFLPAAKRIGNQTGVPVGRLLMPMGFCAIIGGCLTLVGSSPLILLNDLMVVGGTRYEAFGLFSVTPVGLLLIAAALVYFILFGRFILPNRAEDENSGPMSSVLASTYSNVGSLFELHVPDTWERDEPLRALALRPTYFCTLVAIARNGGNSHLFAPNAQETIQPGDHLVVVGPGEFVEHMAEDMGWALQPELTSFAEELSPNNAGIMEGIVTPRSEFMGKTLADLRIRERFQVSPLAIFRGDKLFVSGLIDIVIEPGDALLLHGRWEMFHMLKGLPDLVFTETIKGELLRTEKAKLALLWLGIALVMILGFHVQLSIALLTGALGMVLTKVLTIDEAYQSVDWMTVFLLGGLIPLGMAFENTGAAKFIADSIMAALGTPTPVVLLTVIGILTSFFTLVASNVGATVLLVPLSMNMAINAGVDPRVAALTVAVAASNTFVLPTHQVNALIMRPGGYRTIDYVRSGAGMTVIYMVVMITALMLFY, from the coding sequence ATGACCCCCGAAATCATTACGGTTATGGCCGTGCTCTTTTTTGCTGTCCTGTTGTTCATCTTCGAATGGGTCCGGGTCGATGTCGTGGGCATCATCATGATGGTGCTCCTGCCCCTGCTGGGTCTGGTCACGCCGCAACAGGCCATCAGCGGACTGAGCAGTAACGCCGTGGTCTCCATCATCGCGGTGATCATCATCGGCGCGGGACTCGACAAGACCGGCGTCATGAACTCCATGGCCCGCATCATTCTCCGCTTCGCAGGCAAGAGCGAATCACGGATCATGACCCTCATCGCCGGAACAGTGGCTATCATTTCCGGCTTCATGCAAAACATCGGCGCCGCCGCCCTGTTCCTGCCGGCGGCCAAGCGCATCGGCAATCAGACGGGCGTTCCCGTGGGACGTCTGCTCATGCCCATGGGCTTCTGCGCCATCATCGGCGGCTGTCTCACCCTGGTGGGCTCCAGCCCGCTCATCCTGCTCAACGACCTCATGGTGGTGGGCGGAACGCGCTACGAAGCCTTCGGCCTGTTCAGCGTCACCCCGGTGGGCCTGCTGCTCATTGCGGCGGCTCTGGTCTACTTCATCCTGTTTGGCCGTTTCATACTGCCCAACAGGGCCGAGGATGAAAACTCCGGCCCCATGTCGTCCGTGCTGGCCAGCACCTACAGCAACGTGGGCTCGCTCTTCGAACTGCACGTTCCCGACACCTGGGAACGGGACGAGCCGCTCCGCGCACTGGCGCTGCGGCCCACATACTTCTGCACCCTGGTGGCTATCGCCAGGAACGGAGGCAACAGCCACCTGTTCGCCCCCAACGCGCAGGAAACCATACAGCCCGGCGACCATCTTGTTGTGGTCGGTCCCGGGGAATTCGTCGAACACATGGCGGAAGACATGGGTTGGGCCCTCCAACCTGAATTGACGTCTTTCGCGGAGGAACTCTCTCCCAACAACGCGGGGATCATGGAAGGGATCGTGACGCCCCGCTCGGAATTCATGGGCAAGACCCTGGCCGACCTTCGGATCAGGGAACGCTTCCAGGTTTCCCCTCTGGCCATCTTCAGGGGTGACAAGCTCTTTGTCAGCGGCCTCATCGATATCGTCATCGAACCGGGCGACGCCCTGCTGCTGCACGGGCGCTGGGAAATGTTCCACATGCTCAAGGGGCTGCCGGACCTCGTTTTCACCGAGACCATCAAGGGCGAACTGCTGCGCACGGAAAAGGCGAAGCTGGCCCTGCTCTGGCTGGGCATTGCCCTGGTCATGATCCTGGGCTTCCACGTCCAGCTTTCCATTGCGCTCCTGACAGGCGCGCTGGGCATGGTGCTCACCAAGGTCCTGACCATTGACGAGGCTTACCAGTCCGTGGACTGGATGACGGTCTTCCTGCTGGGCGGCCTGATTCCGCTGGGCATGGCCTTCGAGAACACCGGCGCCGCCAAGTTCATCGCGGACAGCATCATGGCCGCCCTGGGCACGCCGACGCCGGTGGTGCTTCTCACGGTCATCGGCATCCTGACCTCGTTCTTCACGCTGGTCGCATCCAACGTGGGTGCAACGGTCCTGCTGGTGCCGCTGTCCATGAACATGGCCATCAACGCCGGGGTGGACCCGCGCGTGGCGGCCCTGACCGTTGCCGTGGCGGCGTCCAACACCTTCGTGCTGCCGACCCACCAGGTCAACGCCCTGATCATGCGGCCCGGCGGATACCGGACCATAGACTATGTGCGCAGCGGCGCAGGCATGACCGTCATCTACATGGTGGTCATGATTACCGCGCTGATGCTCTTCTACTAG
- a CDS encoding sigma-54-dependent transcriptional regulator, with product MSAASILVVEDEHIARENLTHVLGNEGHTVTAVISAEEGLQELEKRDYELVITDLMLPGVNGIALLERTRAQHPSTEVIVVTGHASVQNAVQAMQKGAHSYIEKPINLEELRLQVTKALERQALSREVLRLREIVAQGKNDFPFVGQSDSFVRLKKTVRQLAQMNCNVLIQGETGTGKELVAQGIHQLSQRSEERFMAINCGTFTAELMDKELFGHEKEAFTGANRGQKGILEVADGGTVFFDEIGELPLNMQVKLLRVLQERTFLRVGGTKEIPVDIRVVAATNRDLRELVEQGDFRQDLYYRLNVVTLQAPPLREHREDVPILIGHFLEKHRQPSQTITSIAQDTLDILMRYPFPGNVRELENIVQRALALGQGSTFTPDLLPRDVCDAQTDAPLATLEDVEKAHIRKVLAASGENKTQAARILGIDRVSLWRKIKRYDLE from the coding sequence ATGAGCGCCGCATCCATACTCGTGGTGGAAGACGAGCACATTGCGCGGGAAAACCTGACCCATGTACTGGGCAACGAGGGCCACACCGTCACGGCCGTCATCTCCGCCGAAGAAGGACTGCAGGAACTCGAGAAACGGGATTACGAGCTGGTCATCACCGACCTGATGCTGCCCGGAGTCAACGGCATCGCCCTGCTGGAGCGCACCCGGGCCCAGCACCCTTCCACCGAGGTCATCGTGGTGACGGGCCACGCCTCGGTCCAGAACGCGGTGCAGGCCATGCAGAAAGGGGCGCACTCTTACATAGAGAAACCCATCAACCTCGAAGAGCTGCGCCTCCAGGTGACCAAGGCCCTGGAGCGGCAGGCCCTTTCCAGGGAGGTTCTGCGGCTCCGGGAGATCGTGGCCCAGGGCAAGAACGATTTTCCCTTCGTGGGCCAGAGCGACTCCTTTGTCCGGCTCAAGAAAACCGTACGGCAGCTGGCCCAAATGAACTGCAACGTGCTCATCCAGGGAGAGACCGGGACGGGCAAGGAACTCGTGGCCCAGGGCATCCACCAGTTGAGCCAGCGCTCCGAGGAACGGTTCATGGCCATCAACTGTGGGACCTTCACGGCCGAACTCATGGACAAGGAATTGTTCGGCCATGAGAAAGAGGCCTTCACCGGGGCCAACCGGGGGCAGAAAGGAATTCTCGAGGTCGCGGACGGCGGCACGGTCTTTTTCGACGAAATCGGCGAGCTGCCCCTGAACATGCAGGTCAAACTGCTGCGAGTGCTCCAGGAACGAACCTTCCTGCGCGTGGGCGGGACAAAGGAAATCCCCGTGGACATCCGGGTGGTGGCCGCCACCAACCGCGACCTGCGCGAACTGGTGGAACAGGGTGACTTCCGCCAGGACCTCTACTACCGCCTCAACGTGGTCACCCTCCAGGCTCCCCCGCTGCGGGAGCACCGGGAGGACGTTCCCATCCTCATCGGCCATTTCCTGGAAAAACACAGGCAGCCCAGCCAGACCATCACCTCAATCGCACAGGACACCCTGGACATCCTCATGCGCTACCCGTTCCCGGGCAATGTGCGTGAGCTGGAAAACATCGTGCAGCGCGCCCTGGCGCTGGGCCAGGGCTCCACATTCACGCCGGACCTGCTGCCCAGGGATGTCTGCGACGCCCAGACCGACGCGCCGCTGGCCACCCTGGAGGACGTGGAAAAGGCCCATATCCGCAAGGTGCTGGCCGCATCCGGGGAAAACAAGACCCAGGCCGCGCGCATTCTCGGGATAGACCGGGTCTCCCTCTGGCGAAAGATCAAGCGTTACGATCTGGAATAA
- a CDS encoding citrate synthase yields the protein MLKEHKEVTTKSAYLILDGTTFELPVIVGSEDEHAIDITNLRRETGHITYDPGYANTGSCASAITFVNGEEGALHYRGYPIEDIAEHNGSFIETAWLLIFGKLPTREERQEFRQQLTDNELLHEDLRHHFEGFPSNGHPMAILSAVVNAMGCYHPDLLEIETEDEFYRAAAKVISKVRTIAAWAYRKSQGLPFMYPNPELTYCQNFLHMMFSEPYREYVPTPEETRALSLFFMLHADHEQNCSCSTVRMVQSTQANLFASVSAGICALWGRLHGGANSAVLNMLEDIRSGGGDVKSYIERAKRKEIRLMGFGHRVYKSFDPRAKLLRKAAYDLLETKGTQDELLEIALELAETAMADEYFTSRKLYPNVDFYSGIILRALNIPVAMFPVMFAIGRMPGWIAHWYEAWRSGVEKIHRPRQIYLGERRRPYIPMDERKKDGDCGC from the coding sequence ATGCTCAAGGAACACAAAGAAGTGACCACCAAAAGCGCCTACCTGATCCTGGACGGCACCACCTTTGAATTGCCGGTCATCGTCGGTTCCGAAGACGAACACGCCATCGACATCACCAACCTGCGAAGGGAAACCGGCCATATCACCTACGACCCGGGCTACGCCAACACCGGCTCCTGCGCCAGCGCCATCACCTTTGTCAACGGCGAGGAAGGCGCGCTCCACTACCGGGGCTATCCCATAGAAGACATTGCCGAGCACAACGGCTCCTTCATCGAAACGGCCTGGCTGCTCATCTTCGGCAAGCTGCCCACCCGCGAGGAACGCCAGGAATTCCGCCAGCAGCTCACGGACAACGAACTGCTGCACGAGGACCTGCGCCACCACTTCGAGGGCTTCCCCTCCAACGGGCACCCCATGGCCATTCTCTCCGCAGTGGTCAACGCCATGGGCTGCTACCACCCGGACCTGCTGGAGATCGAAACAGAGGACGAATTCTACCGCGCCGCGGCCAAGGTCATCAGCAAGGTGCGCACAATCGCGGCCTGGGCCTACCGCAAGTCGCAGGGCCTGCCGTTCATGTACCCCAACCCGGAACTGACCTACTGCCAGAACTTCCTGCACATGATGTTCTCGGAGCCCTACCGCGAGTATGTGCCGACGCCGGAGGAAACCCGGGCCCTCAGCCTGTTCTTCATGCTCCACGCCGACCACGAGCAAAACTGCTCCTGCTCCACGGTACGCATGGTCCAATCCACCCAGGCCAACCTGTTCGCTTCAGTTTCGGCGGGCATCTGCGCCCTGTGGGGCCGCCTGCACGGCGGGGCCAACTCGGCGGTGCTCAACATGCTGGAAGACATCCGCTCGGGCGGCGGCGACGTGAAAAGCTACATAGAACGCGCCAAGCGCAAGGAAATCCGGCTCATGGGCTTCGGCCACAGGGTCTACAAAAGCTTCGACCCGCGCGCCAAGCTGCTGCGCAAGGCTGCCTACGACCTGCTGGAAACCAAGGGAACCCAGGACGAACTGCTGGAGATCGCACTGGAACTTGCGGAAACCGCCATGGCCGACGAATACTTCACCTCGCGCAAGCTCTACCCCAACGTGGACTTCTACTCGGGCATCATCCTGCGCGCCTTGAACATCCCGGTGGCCATGTTCCCGGTCATGTTCGCCATCGGCCGCATGCCCGGCTGGATCGCCCACTGGTACGAGGCCTGGCGCAGCGGCGTTGAAAAGATCCACCGCCCGCGCCAGATCTACCTGGGCGAACGCCGCCGTCCGTATATTCCCATGGACGAACGAAAAAAAGATGGCGATTGTGGGTGTTAA
- a CDS encoding AraC family transcriptional regulator, whose protein sequence is MPAHTHDCYVFWVNGAGGENVNIGGNSAVLQPDSFGSVAPGDVHSNHGLGERRRLLSFYVPEEILQDVARQMGCRGESPSAFCSTLHTDGGAYQTLQILHGVLSRDAECSYELFLRVFSMLLRRHGVLRRGEARRAPAPEKVRRAMGLMREDLSAPLALDSLAGECGCTPYHLIRLFRREIGFTPHAWLMDARVSLAQRLLRAGVAPCEVALSSGFADQSHLNRRFKARFGITPGMYRRQVCAR, encoded by the coding sequence ATGCCTGCCCATACCCACGATTGCTACGTGTTTTGGGTCAATGGCGCTGGTGGCGAAAATGTGAATATTGGCGGAAACAGTGCTGTCTTGCAGCCGGACAGCTTCGGCTCTGTGGCTCCGGGGGATGTTCATTCGAATCATGGTCTCGGTGAACGCCGCCGGTTGCTCAGCTTCTACGTTCCCGAGGAGATTCTTCAGGATGTGGCCCGGCAGATGGGTTGCCGCGGCGAGTCCCCATCGGCCTTTTGCAGCACGCTGCATACGGACGGGGGCGCGTACCAAACCCTGCAGATTCTGCATGGGGTTCTCTCGCGGGACGCGGAATGTTCGTACGAATTGTTTCTGCGCGTCTTTTCCATGCTGTTACGGCGGCATGGCGTGTTGCGCCGGGGCGAGGCAAGGAGAGCCCCGGCCCCGGAAAAGGTCCGCAGGGCCATGGGGCTGATGCGGGAGGATCTTTCCGCACCGCTGGCGCTCGATTCCCTGGCCGGGGAGTGCGGCTGCACCCCCTATCACCTGATCCGGCTCTTTCGCCGCGAGATAGGCTTCACGCCGCATGCCTGGCTCATGGACGCCCGAGTTTCCCTCGCGCAGCGGCTGCTCCGGGCGGGTGTTGCCCCCTGCGAGGTCGCTCTTTCCTCCGGTTTCGCGGACCAAAGCCATCTCAATCGCCGGTTCAAGGCCCGCTTCGGAATCACGCCGGGCATGTACCGGCGGCAGGTTTGCGCCCGCTGA